Genomic DNA from Pyruvatibacter sp.:
CATCAGAATGCCCCCCGGCCGCACGCTCAGCCACACAGTCGTAACGAGCACAATCCAGACCCCGGCTCTCCGGCCTCAAACGTTGCGCCGGATGGACGAAGCTATGGGCCAAGCAAAAACCAGGTCGAACGGCGCAAGCGACCCGGCTCGTTCAACATCATCATCATCACTGATGTGAAATCGCGCTCCAGTGGCCCGCTTGAAACCGCCATTATGTCGCTCGGCCCGGCCTATAAGATTTCCGCCAACGCATGGGTCGTTCACTCGCCGTCAGGAGCCCCCGAAGTCGTCAACACACTGACTCAGCATCTGGGTAGTGCCGATCGGATTTTTGTGGTGGATGCCACCCGAAACCGCACCGCCTGGTTCAACATGGGGCCGGAAACCGACTCCAAAATCCGTCAGGTGTGGAAACATCAGGGCGACCATTAGGTGCTTGAACACTCATGAAAATCGCCACATGGAACATCAACTCCATCAAGGTCCGCCTGCCCAACCTTCTGGCATGGCTCGCTGAGGCACAGCCCGATGTGGTCTGTCTTCAGGAACTTAAATGCATGGACGATGCGTTCCCGCGAAGTGCTGTTGAGGATGCCGGTTACAACGTCGAAACCCACGGCCAGAAGACTTACAACGGCGTGGCCATTCTCTCAAAGTCACCTCTTGAAGATGTAACCCGCGGACTGCCCGGTATGGAGGACGACGAACAGGCGCGCTATCTCGAGGCAGTTGTGCCCGCAGGAAACCGTGTGGTGCGTATTGCATCGATATATCTGCCCAACGGCAACCCCGCCCCCGGCCCTAAATATGACTACAAGCTGGACTGGATGGAAAAGCTGCGCGCCCATGCACAAGCGCTGCTTGCCCATGAGGAACCGCTGGTGCTGGCGGGTGACTACAATGTCATCCCCACACCCGATGACGTACATGACGCCGCCGCTTGGGCTGACGATGCGCTGTTCAGGCCCGATACGCTGCACCAGTTCCGCGCGCTAGCGAACCTTGGCCTCACGGATGCCTTCCGCGCCTGCCATACAGCGCCGCATCGTTACAGCTTTTGGGATTATCAGGCCGGAGCATGGCAGAAGAACAACGGCATCAGAATCGATCACCTGATGCTAAGCGCGCAAGCCACTGATTTACTTAAAGCCTGCGATATAGACAAGCATGTGCGTGATTGGGAAAAACCCTCTGACCACGTGCCGGTCTGGGCGCAGTTCGACCTCTAGCAGCCTATTTTGACGGTTTGCGCGAGCGTTGAAACGCCGGCCCCATAGGCATCAAACGCACGCCGCTGCGCAGCCGCCGATACGGCAAATCCAGATGGTCCGCCGGGTTGGGGCCGGGCGATGCCACCACCAGAATATCCCGCGCCATCTTCTGGAAATCCGCCCGGAAGTGGACTGAGCTTTTGACAGCAACAATGTTTTCCCCGGCCGGGTCCACGCCGAAGGCTGTAAACATGGCGCGGTCTGCCGTTTGCACCTTGTTGCTGGCAACAACAATTTTGACACCGCCCATGCGCAGCAGCGCCGATTGACCAAGCGACAGGTGCGCGCCGCGGTAAAACGGGCCATGCGCATCAATTTCACCATCATGAAGTGCCAGCACTTCAAACCGCCCCTCAACGGGTTTTTCGCGTATGCCGCCTGACCATGCTCCCAGCGCCAGATGAACCGTCGCGCCCTCGCCCGCTTCCCATGCCGCACGTGCTGCAACCGGATCATTGATGACACCGCACAGAGCCGTATCTGCGCCGTCAATCAGATGACGGAGCAGCCCCACGGTGTCGCCATTGCCTCCGGCACCAGGATTGTCCTGTGTATCCGCCAGAATGAGCGGGCCTTGTGCGCGGTCCTTGGCGCTGCCCGCCTCGCCATAGGCAATGGCCTCTTCGCAGGTCCACAGCTTTTGCTGAAACGCGCGCTCAAACTCCATGAAGGTTTCAGCCAGCCGGTCAACGGCTTCGTCAGCGGCTTCCTGCGTTTCAGCATAGGCCATGACGGCAGGGCCGCATTCGGCGATGTCAGCGGGTGGAAAGCCCATCGCCGCAGACGCACTGAGAATGGCCGTCTGCTCGCCATGACACATATCGAGGGACAACTCGGTCATGGCCGTTACGTCCGCATAAATCAGAGCGCCGGGATTGTTCATGGTGCTCTGCGCTGTCAGCGGCACCAGAAAATTGAGCTTGCGGAAGGCTTTTGCCGGCCGCCCCGCCATGGAGACAATGCGGGCAACAAGCTGTGCCGCCCGTGCGCCCGTTTGTGCCATATCCACATGCGGATATGTGCGATAGGCCACCAGTGCATCAGCATTGCGCATCATCTTGGCGGTGACATTGGCGTGCAGATCAAGCGAGGCCACAATCGGCACCCGTCCGTTGGTGGTATCGCGGATCCACTCAAGCAGATCCCCCTCACCATCTTCGGTGTCTTCCGTGACCATGGCACCGTGCAGATCAAGATAGATCGCATCCAGCGGGCCGTCGCGCAGCGCCGCCTCAAGCTCAGCTACAATCATGCCTGCGACATGCGAAAAGGCGTTGGTTGTGACGTGAGCAGACGGTGTGGCTGCGGCCCACACCATGGGTACTGCGACAATATTGTGGGCAGGTGCTTCCGCCAAAAACCCGGCGATGGGCACATTCATGCACGGTTCGTCATCATCCCCCGCCGCAAATGTGGTCAACAAACCCGCGCCACCCTGCAGCGCGGGCCAGGCATCAGCCATCAAAAACGCATCCAGATCTGCCTTCTGCGAGGCAAAAGTGTTGGTTTCATGTTGAAAACCGCCAACCGCAACGCGCATGAGATACAGCCGCTTTTCTTACCCTGCGAGTACATTTGCGTGGAATAACGCGACACCCGCACAGCCAGCTTAGGACTCGATGGCGCTTCGGGCTACAGTTTGCAGAACAAAAAATCACAGACATGAGGCTGGAAAACTAACGCCATGATAAAATTGATATTTTGCCTGCATCGCCTGCCGTCTCTTACGCCAGACGCCTTCAGAAGCTACTGGTGGGACACGCACGCCCCGTTGGTAAAAGCGCGCGCACCCGCCCTGCGGATTGCCCGCTATGTGCAGTCGCACGGTCTGGACAGCCCGCTGGATGACGCCATGCAGGCATCGCGCGAGGCACAGCCAAAATATGATGGGGTGGCCGAACTTTACTGGGCCAGCGAGGATGACCTCAATTTTGCCATGACCGACGACGCAGCCCTCAAGGCCGGTGCGGAGCTTCTGGAAGATGAAAGAAAGTTCATCGACCTGAAACGCTCGTCGCTGACATTTGTGCGCGAACGTCCGGTTGTTGGATAAGAGCCGCTAAAGTATCTCATCCTCGTCAAACAACGGGTCGCCCTCGAACCCCTCCTCAATGGCCTTGAGGCCGGCACCTTTGGATGCCGCTTTGCTCAACTCGGCAATGTGAATGAGCGCATCACCCTGATTGACCACGGGAAGGTTTGACCGACCGATTATGAGACCGTCGCGGGTGGTCGTCATTTCGGTGTCACGCACGCCAAACGGGTCCGACACCACGCCCAGAAGCGTGCCCGCCTTCACGAACTGACCTACCTTGCAATGAATACGTGCGATGCCGCCCTCCGTGGCGCGTATCCATGCACTTTTCGTGGCAACTGGCGTGCTACCAACGCTGCGCTTTGTGCCGGCCTCAACGTTTCCTGGAATGGCGGGGTGACGCCCGATCATGTCAAGCGAGCGCAACACGTTGAGCACGCCCTTGAGCCCAACCCGAATAGCTGTCTCATCAAACCGCAGCCCCTCCCCGCCTTCGAACACCATGACGGGCACACCAAGCTCGCCCGCGGCATGACGCAGCGACCCTTCGCGCAGCGACGAGTTAACGATCACCGGCGGTTTGAATGATTCAGCAAGTTTGAGTGCTTTCTTGTCACTCATATCAACGCGGATTTGTGGCAGATTCACGCGGTTGATCGCCGCCGTATGCAGATCAATTCCAAAGTCGCTGCGCGCCACCACTTCATTGATAAACAAATGCGCAAGCCGTGCCGCGAGCGACCCTGTGGGTGAGCCGGGAAACGACCTGTTGAGGTCACGTCGGTCCGGCAGGTAACGGCTTTGGGCAATAAACCCGAACGTATTAACGATCGGAACCAGCAACACTGTACCCGCCAGCCGCCGCAGCGCCGGTGCACGAATAAGCCGCCGCACAATCTCGACACCCAGCACCTCATCACCATGTACCGCCGCGCTGATGAAGATTGTCGGACCCGGACGGCGACCATGAATGACCTGAACCGACAGCGTTGCAGGCGTGTGGTCAGACATCATGCTCAGCGGCAGATCAATGACCTTCCGCGTACCCGGTGCAATTGTATTGCCGGCAATGTCGAACAGTGCCCGTGTGGGGGTCTTTTCAGTCACTCTTTTTGGCGCTCCGCTTTTTAGTCGTGCGGGTTTGTGTTTTGCCGGGTTTGGCATGTTTTTCAATGAACGCGATGATCTGCCCGGCAACATCAACATGAGTGGCGTTCTCCAGGCCTTCGAGACCCGGCGACGAGTTGACCTCCATCACTACCGGCCCGTCGTTCGAGCGCAGCATATCGACGCCGCAGACATTTAGGCCCATGGCCTTGGCGGCTTTCACGGCGGTCGCCCGCTCCTTTGGTGTGATCTTTATAAGTTGGGCACTGCCACCACGGTGCAGATTAGAGCGGAAGTCACCTTCCTTGCCCTTGCGCATCATCGCCGCCACAACCTTGTCGCCAATGACAAGACACCGCACATCCTCGCCCTTGGCTTCCTTCACAAACTGCTGAACCAGAATATTGGTCTGCACACCACCGAAGGCCTGAATGATGCTTTCCGCTGCGCGGGGTGTTTCGCCCAACACCACGCCGATGCCCTGCGTGCCTTCAAGGAGCTTGATGATGACCGGCGCGCCACCGGCCAGTTTGAGCAGCTCATTCGCATCTGATGTGCGATGCGCAAAGACTGTTGTGGGCAGCCCCACACCGTCGCGCGACAGCAACTGAAGGCTGCGCAACTTGTCACGCGATCGCGAAATCGCAACCGATTCATTGAGCGGATAAACACCCATCATCTCAAACTGCCGCAGAACCGCAGTGCCAAAGAATGTGACCGAAGCCCCGATGCGCGGAATAACCGCATCGTAGCCCTTGAGCGATTCCCCGTGATAGTGAATCTCCGGATCGCTGGACGCGATGTCGATGTAGCATCGCAGATGATCTATCACATCAATCTGGTGACCACGCGCGCGTGCGGCTTCAACCAGGCGCTTGTGCGAATAGAGCGATGCGTTGCGGCACAAAAGTGCAATTTTCATTCAGGGGTTTTCTTTCTGGTTTTGTGGAGGGGCATCTGTGCGCCAGTCCGGCCACCCACAAATGAACGCCCGGGGTCTATAACAAAATGTTGGCGCATGGCCTGACGCCCCAACAGCATCCTGAAGCCAAGCTGGTCCCGGTCAGCCAGTGTCAGTTCGATGGGCCATTCAAACTCACCGATGCGCGCTGTTGTGCGAACCACATAGCGCAACTCCTGCTGCCCGTTGGAACTGCGTACCTTGCGCCTGTCATGCACCGCACAGATGCACTCGATTTCAGGTGTCCGCC
This window encodes:
- the xth gene encoding exodeoxyribonuclease III; the encoded protein is MKIATWNINSIKVRLPNLLAWLAEAQPDVVCLQELKCMDDAFPRSAVEDAGYNVETHGQKTYNGVAILSKSPLEDVTRGLPGMEDDEQARYLEAVVPAGNRVVRIASIYLPNGNPAPGPKYDYKLDWMEKLRAHAQALLAHEEPLVLAGDYNVIPTPDDVHDAAAWADDALFRPDTLHQFRALANLGLTDAFRACHTAPHRYSFWDYQAGAWQKNNGIRIDHLMLSAQATDLLKACDIDKHVRDWEKPSDHVPVWAQFDL
- a CDS encoding M81 family metallopeptidase; the encoded protein is MRVAVGGFQHETNTFASQKADLDAFLMADAWPALQGGAGLLTTFAAGDDDEPCMNVPIAGFLAEAPAHNIVAVPMVWAAATPSAHVTTNAFSHVAGMIVAELEAALRDGPLDAIYLDLHGAMVTEDTEDGEGDLLEWIRDTTNGRVPIVASLDLHANVTAKMMRNADALVAYRTYPHVDMAQTGARAAQLVARIVSMAGRPAKAFRKLNFLVPLTAQSTMNNPGALIYADVTAMTELSLDMCHGEQTAILSASAAMGFPPADIAECGPAVMAYAETQEAADEAVDRLAETFMEFERAFQQKLWTCEEAIAYGEAGSAKDRAQGPLILADTQDNPGAGGNGDTVGLLRHLIDGADTALCGVINDPVAARAAWEAGEGATVHLALGAWSGGIREKPVEGRFEVLALHDGEIDAHGPFYRGAHLSLGQSALLRMGGVKIVVASNKVQTADRAMFTAFGVDPAGENIVAVKSSVHFRADFQKMARDILVVASPGPNPADHLDLPYRRLRSGVRLMPMGPAFQRSRKPSK
- a CDS encoding EthD domain-containing protein, which translates into the protein MIKLIFCLHRLPSLTPDAFRSYWWDTHAPLVKARAPALRIARYVQSHGLDSPLDDAMQASREAQPKYDGVAELYWASEDDLNFAMTDDAALKAGAELLEDERKFIDLKRSSLTFVRERPVVG
- a CDS encoding succinylglutamate desuccinylase/aspartoacylase family protein — its product is MTEKTPTRALFDIAGNTIAPGTRKVIDLPLSMMSDHTPATLSVQVIHGRRPGPTIFISAAVHGDEVLGVEIVRRLIRAPALRRLAGTVLLVPIVNTFGFIAQSRYLPDRRDLNRSFPGSPTGSLAARLAHLFINEVVARSDFGIDLHTAAINRVNLPQIRVDMSDKKALKLAESFKPPVIVNSSLREGSLRHAAGELGVPVMVFEGGEGLRFDETAIRVGLKGVLNVLRSLDMIGRHPAIPGNVEAGTKRSVGSTPVATKSAWIRATEGGIARIHCKVGQFVKAGTLLGVVSDPFGVRDTEMTTTRDGLIIGRSNLPVVNQGDALIHIAELSKAASKGAGLKAIEEGFEGDPLFDEDEIL
- the rimK gene encoding 30S ribosomal protein S6--L-glutamate ligase gives rise to the protein MKIALLCRNASLYSHKRLVEAARARGHQIDVIDHLRCYIDIASSDPEIHYHGESLKGYDAVIPRIGASVTFFGTAVLRQFEMMGVYPLNESVAISRSRDKLRSLQLLSRDGVGLPTTVFAHRTSDANELLKLAGGAPVIIKLLEGTQGIGVVLGETPRAAESIIQAFGGVQTNILVQQFVKEAKGEDVRCLVIGDKVVAAMMRKGKEGDFRSNLHRGGSAQLIKITPKERATAVKAAKAMGLNVCGVDMLRSNDGPVVMEVNSSPGLEGLENATHVDVAGQIIAFIEKHAKPGKTQTRTTKKRSAKKSD
- a CDS encoding RimK/LysX family protein, whose protein sequence is MALIPQKPPASKPLRILPVIGWREWVGLDEFNVPRIKAKIDTGARTSAIHAFRVRPFSESGVPHVSFMLHPEQRRRTPEIECICAVHDRRKVRSSNGQQELRYVVRTTARIGEFEWPIELTLADRDQLGFRMLLGRQAMRQHFVIDPGRSFVGGRTGAQMPLHKTRKKTPE